The Xanthomonas rydalmerensis genomic interval TGCATGTGCCTGCGCTGATCCCCGACGATTACCTGCCCGACGTGCACACGCGCCTGACCCTGTACAAGCGCATTTCCAGCGCCCGCGACAGCGACGGTTTGCGCGAACTGCAGGTGGAGATGATCGACCGCTTCGGCCTGCTGCCGGATCCGGTGAAGCACCTGTTCGCGATCGCCGAGCTGAAGCTGCAGGCCAACGCGCTGGGCATCCGCAAGCTGGAACTGGGCGAACACGGCGGGCGCCTGGTGTTCGAGGCCAAGCCCAACGTGGATCCGATGACCATCATCCAGATGATCCAGAAGCAGCCCAAGCTGTACGCGATGGATGGCCCGGACAAGCTGAAGCTCAAGCTGCCGCTGCCGGAAGCGGCCGATCGCTTCAACGCCGCGCGCGGCCTGCTGACCGCGCTGTCGCCACGCTGAGCGACGCGGGCAATCCTGCCCGCGTCTGCGCGCACGCCACCGTGGGCTTATGTCCACGGTCGCCCACTCGTCCCGTCCTGACAAGCCGCCGCCACACGCGGTGGCGTAAGGCGCGCGCCTACCCTCGCTGACCACCCCACGCAACCGGGTCTTCATGTGAAGACGGCCGTTGCGCCTGCGTGTCGCGCAGCTTTTTGACGCCTTCACACGCTGCCGCGATTGGCACGGCACGTGCAACGACTTGGGAACCTGCCCCAATCGGCACGGTTATGGGATGCGCGTCCTGGCATGGATCTGAACCACTCAGGCCCGTGTCCGGCATGCGAGACAAATGCGTCACTCAACCTAAATATTTCCTGACCGCGCCGATATCGCTGGTACCGAAGCCTACACATGCCCTTCACGGCGTGCCGCCGGCTTTCCATTTGCCCTACTGCCGGAGACCCGCCATGCGTTCGACGCCCCCCGATGAACAGGATTCGCCGCTGCAGTTGAGCGTGGACGGCGACATGACCATCCGCCGCGCGGCCGAACTGAAGCCGCTGCTGCTGCCCGCGCTGGAGCATCCCGGCGGCCTACGCCTGCAGTTGCAGGCGGTGGCCGACATCGACGCCACCGGCGTGCAGTTGCTGCTGGCCACCCAGGCCGCGCTGCGCGCCCTGGGGCGACCCTTGCAGCTGGAGGGCTGCAGCAAGGCGGTCGGCGACGCGCTGGACCTGCTCGGCCTGGGCGACGCGTTCGAGCGCGTCGGCGACGACACTCTTCACTAATCGGCAGCACGACATGAACATGGATCAATTGCTGCAGACCTTCATCGCCGAGAGCCGCGACCTGCTCGAGGACATGGAACGCAATCTGCTGGAAGCCGAGCGCGGCGAAGCCGGTCCCGACGCGGTCAACGCGATCTTCCGGGGCGCCCACACCATCAAGGGCTCCGGCGGCCTGTTCGACCTGGCGCAGCTGGTCGGCTTCACCCACGTGGTGGAGAGCGTGCTGGACCTGGTGCGCGAGCACGCCGTCGCGCTGGATTCGGACTTGATCCAATTGATGCTGGCCTGCTGCGACCACATCCGCGCGCTGGTGGAAGCCGCCGCCGGCGCCGAGGCCGACGAAGCCACGCTGGCCGCCGAGGGCGCGCCGCTGCTGGAACGGCTGCAGACCTACCTGCAACCTGCCGCTGCGCCGGCCGCCACGACGGGCGCCGCCACGGCAACGCCGGCAGTGCCGGCCGCGCCCGCGCATACCGGCTACTGGCGGATCTCGCTGCAGCTGTTCGCCGATGCGCTGCGCTTCGGCAATTCGCCGCTGCACCTGATCCGCTGCCTGCGCAGCCTGGGCACGCTGGAAGCGGTGCGCACCCACCACGAGCGCGTGCCGGCGCTGCCGGAGCTGGATCCGGAGGCCTGCTACCTGGGCTTCGACATCCTGTTGCGCAGCGACGCGCAGCAGGCCGCGATCGAGGACATCTTCGAATTCGTGCGCGACGACTGCGACCTGCAGGTGCTGGCGGTGGAGCCGAACGGCGATGCCGCCAACCTGGATCTGCCGCTGCTGGTGGCCGAAGCCGGCAGCCAGGCCAGCGCCGACGATTTCGCCGGATTCGAGAGCGCCAGCGCCCCGGTGGAGGCGCCAGTTGCGGCCGCAGCGGCCATGGCCGGCGCGCCGGCCGCGGCAGCGCCCACCGCTGCCAGCGCCGGCACGGCCAAGGCCGCGGGCGCACGCGGCGAAGGCGGCTCGATCCGCGTCGACGCCGACAAGCTCGACCGCATGATCGACCTGGTCGGCGAATTGATCATCGCCGTCGCCAGCACCGGCGCCAACGCGCAGCGCACCGGCGATGCGCAGTTGCTGGAATCCACCTCGATCCTCGCCGGGCTGGTCGAGGAAGTGCGCGAAAGCGCGCTGCAACTGCGCATGGTCAAGATCGGCGGCACCTTCAGCCGCTTCCACCGCGTGGTCCACGACGTCGCCCGCGAACTGGGCAAGGACATCGTGCTGGTGGTCAACGGCGAGGACACCGAGCTGGACAAGTCGGTGGTGGAGAAGATCGCCGATCCGCTGACCCACCTGGTGCGCAACGCCATGGACCACGGCATCGAACCGGCCGAGGTGCGCCAGGCGCGCGGCAAGCCGGTGCGCGGCACGGTGCGGCTCAACGCCTTCCACGATTCCGGCAGCATCGTCATCCAGATCAGCGACGACGGCGGCGGCCTCAACCGCGACCGCATCCTGGCCAAGGCGCTGGAACGCGGCCTGATCGAACCCGGCCGTCTGCTCTCCGACCGCGAAGTGTTCGCGCTGATCTTCGAGCCGGGCTTCTCCACCGCCGAAAAGGTCACCAACCTGTCCGGCCGCGGCGTCGGCATGGACGTGGTCAAGCGCAACATCGCCGCGCTGCGCGGCAGCGTGGACATCAGCAGCCAGCAGGACGTCGGCACCACCATCTCGGTGCGGCTGCCGCTGACCCTGGCAATCATCAACGGCTTCCAGGTCGGGGTCGGCAAGTCGGTGTTCGTGGTGCCGCTGGACGTGGTCGAGGAATGCGTGGAGTTCGCGCCGAACTACCAGAGCGAGTACATCGACCTGCGCGGCAACGTACTGCCCTACGTGCGCCTGCGTTCGCTGTTCGCCATCGCCGGCGCGCCGCCGGCGCGCGAGAGCATCGTGGTGATCCGCCAGGGCGCGCAGCGTTTCGGCCTGGTGGTCGACACCCTGCTCGGCGAGTGGCAGACCGTGATCAAGCCGCTCTCCAAGGTCTTCGCCCAGGTCAAGGGCATCAGCGGCTCCAGCATCCTCGGCAGCGGCGGAGTCGCGCTGATCCTGGACGTGCCGTCGCTGCTCGGTCAGTTGCAACCCGGCACCGAATCGCTGGCGGCCTGAGCCGCCGCCATGCCCGCCATCATCCCTCTGCCGTACCCTCTTTCAGGAATCGCAGTCATGTCCCAGAACCGGACGCGCCTTATCACACTACCGACGGCCGCCATCGCCGCCGTCGTCCTGCCCGCCGCCGCGGCCGTCGCAGCGGTGGCGCTGCCGCTGAGCGGCGCCCTTGCATGGACCCTGATCGCCGTGGCCACGCTGGTCGCCGCCGCGCTGCTTGGCCGCGGCGTACGCGCGGCACAGCACGCAGCCGCCGCCGCGCAGCGCGAACTGGAGCTGGCCCGCACCGGCCTGCAGGCGCTGGCGCAGGGCGAACTGGACCGCGTGGACGCGGTGGCCGGCGGCAGCGAGATCGGCCAGGCCCTGCTCGCCGCGCGACAGCCGCTGCGGCAACTGCAGGCCGACATCGCCCACATGACCAGCGCGCACGCCGCCGGCGACTGCGACGTGATGCTGGATGCGGCGCAGGCCAGCGGCGCCTACCGGACCGTGGCCGGCGACCTCAACCAACTGGTCGGCGCCCACATCGGCGTGTGCAAGCAGGCGATCGACTGCGTGGGCGAATTCGGCCGCGGCAACTTCGCCGCGCCGCTGGCCGCGTTCCCGGGCAAGAAGGCCTACATCAACGACACCATCGAGCAGGTGCGGCGCAACATGCTCGGCCTGATCGCCGAGATGCGCCGCGTCTCCGAGCAGCACGAAGCCGGCGAGATCGACGCCAGCATCGACAGCGCGCACTTCCAGGGCGACTTCCGCAGCATGGCCGACGGCATCAACGGCATGGTCGGCAGCCACATCGCGGTGAAGAAACAGGCGTTGGGCGTGGTCGCCGAGTTCGGCCGCGGCAATTTCGACGCGGGCATGCCGCAGCTGCCCGGCAAGAAGGCCTTCATCAACGAGACCCTCGAGCAGGTGCGCGGCAACTTCAAGCGCCTGATCGGCGAGATCGCGCGCATGTCCGAGGAGCACGACCGGGGCGAGATCGACGTGCAGATCGACTGCGCGCACCTGGACGGACAGTTCTGCGCCATCGGCAAGGCCATCAACCGCATGGTCGCCGCGCACATCGCGGTCAAGAAGCAGGCGCTGGGCGTGGTCGCCGAGTTCGGCCGCGGCAACTTCGACGCGCCGATGCCGCAACTGCCCGGCAAGAAGGCGTTCATCAACGAGATCATCGAGCAGACCCGCGGCAATCTGCGCAGCGTCGGCGACGTGATCAAGGTGATGGGCGCGATGGCCGAGGGCGATCTCAGCCGCCAGGTGCAGGGGCACTACGAGGGCGCCTTCGCCGACATGCAGCGCTATGTCAACGCCACCATCGACAAGCTCACCGGCATCGTCAACGAGGTCAACGGCAACGCCGTCACCCTGGCCAGCGCCGCCGAGGAACTGTCGGCGACCGCGCAGTCGCTGAGTCAGGCGGCCAGCGAACAGGCCGCCGGCGTGGAGGAGACCAGCGCCTCGCTGGAGCAGATGACCGGCTCGATCGCGCAGAACGCGGAAAACGCCAAGATCACCGACGGCATGGCCAGCAAGGCCTCGCGCGAGGCCGCCGAGAGCGGCGAGGCGGTGCGTGCCACCGTCTCCGCGATGAAGGAGATCGCACGCAAGATCAGCATCATCGACGACATCGCCTACCAGACCAACCTGCTGGCGCTGAACGCGGCGATCGAAGCGGCGCGTGCCGGCGAACACGGCAAGGGTTTCGCCGTGGTCGCCGCGGAAGTGCGCAAGCTGGCCGAACGCAGCCAAGTGGCGGCGCAGGAGATCGGCCAGGTCGCCGGCACCAGCGTGAACCTGGCCGAGACCACCGGGCGCCTGCTCGGCGAGATGGAGCCGTCGATCCGTCGCACCTCCGACCTGGTGCAGGAAATCACCGCCGCCTCCGAGGAACAGAGCACCGGCGTGGGCCAGATCAACGCCGCGGTGGTTCAGCTCAGCCAGACAACACAGCAATCTGCTGCCAACGCTGAAGAATTGGCCGCCACGGCCGAAGAAATGAGTAGCCAGGCCGAACAGTTGCAAACGCTCATGAGTTTCTTCACCACCGGCACCACCACCACTGCGGCGCAGGCCTCGCAACCGCGACGTCTGCCGACGCCGATGCAGCGCGCGCCCCGCTCGCGCAGCTTCGGCGGCCCCGCTGCCACGGCCCAGGCCGCACGTTTGGAAGAAGCCGCGTTCGTCTCGTTCTGACCCTCTCCGCACCGGCCGGCAGGCCGATGCATCTCTACTCCGCACAAGGTACTTCGGCATGTCCAACTCCCTTTCGCTGTCCTCCAAGCTGTGGACCGGTTCGGCCATCGCCGTCGCGCTGCCCTTGGCCGCCGCCGCGTGCGGGTTCGCCCTCGGCCTGCCCGCCGGCCAGACCCTGGCGCTGAGCATCGGCGCCACGGTGCTCGCCGCTGCGGTGCTGGCCTATATCGTCCATGCCATTACCCGCTCGCTGCGCATCGCCACCACTACCCTGGCGCGTTTTGCCAACGGCAATTTCGAGGTGGTGATGCCGACCGTACGCAACGATCAGGCCTGCGAGATCTTGCTGGCGCTGCGCCAGGTGCAGACCGGCGTGCGCCAGATCAACGACGAGATCGTGCGCATGTCGCGCGAGCACGACGCCGGCGACATCGACGTGGTGATCGAGAGCCACCGCTTCGACGGCGAGTTCAGGATCATCGCCGAGGGCATCAACCGCATGGTCGGCGACCACATCGCTACCAA includes:
- a CDS encoding methyl-accepting chemotaxis protein, whose amino-acid sequence is MSQNRTRLITLPTAAIAAVVLPAAAAVAAVALPLSGALAWTLIAVATLVAAALLGRGVRAAQHAAAAAQRELELARTGLQALAQGELDRVDAVAGGSEIGQALLAARQPLRQLQADIAHMTSAHAAGDCDVMLDAAQASGAYRTVAGDLNQLVGAHIGVCKQAIDCVGEFGRGNFAAPLAAFPGKKAYINDTIEQVRRNMLGLIAEMRRVSEQHEAGEIDASIDSAHFQGDFRSMADGINGMVGSHIAVKKQALGVVAEFGRGNFDAGMPQLPGKKAFINETLEQVRGNFKRLIGEIARMSEEHDRGEIDVQIDCAHLDGQFCAIGKAINRMVAAHIAVKKQALGVVAEFGRGNFDAPMPQLPGKKAFINEIIEQTRGNLRSVGDVIKVMGAMAEGDLSRQVQGHYEGAFADMQRYVNATIDKLTGIVNEVNGNAVTLASAAEELSATAQSLSQAASEQAAGVEETSASLEQMTGSIAQNAENAKITDGMASKASREAAESGEAVRATVSAMKEIARKISIIDDIAYQTNLLALNAAIEAARAGEHGKGFAVVAAEVRKLAERSQVAAQEIGQVAGTSVNLAETTGRLLGEMEPSIRRTSDLVQEITAASEEQSTGVGQINAAVVQLSQTTQQSAANAEELAATAEEMSSQAEQLQTLMSFFTTGTTTTAAQASQPRRLPTPMQRAPRSRSFGGPAATAQAARLEEAAFVSF
- a CDS encoding chemotaxis protein CheA; this encodes MNMDQLLQTFIAESRDLLEDMERNLLEAERGEAGPDAVNAIFRGAHTIKGSGGLFDLAQLVGFTHVVESVLDLVREHAVALDSDLIQLMLACCDHIRALVEAAAGAEADEATLAAEGAPLLERLQTYLQPAAAPAATTGAATATPAVPAAPAHTGYWRISLQLFADALRFGNSPLHLIRCLRSLGTLEAVRTHHERVPALPELDPEACYLGFDILLRSDAQQAAIEDIFEFVRDDCDLQVLAVEPNGDAANLDLPLLVAEAGSQASADDFAGFESASAPVEAPVAAAAAMAGAPAAAAPTAASAGTAKAAGARGEGGSIRVDADKLDRMIDLVGELIIAVASTGANAQRTGDAQLLESTSILAGLVEEVRESALQLRMVKIGGTFSRFHRVVHDVARELGKDIVLVVNGEDTELDKSVVEKIADPLTHLVRNAMDHGIEPAEVRQARGKPVRGTVRLNAFHDSGSIVIQISDDGGGLNRDRILAKALERGLIEPGRLLSDREVFALIFEPGFSTAEKVTNLSGRGVGMDVVKRNIAALRGSVDISSQQDVGTTISVRLPLTLAIINGFQVGVGKSVFVVPLDVVEECVEFAPNYQSEYIDLRGNVLPYVRLRSLFAIAGAPPARESIVVIRQGAQRFGLVVDTLLGEWQTVIKPLSKVFAQVKGISGSSILGSGGVALILDVPSLLGQLQPGTESLAA
- a CDS encoding STAS domain-containing protein is translated as MRSTPPDEQDSPLQLSVDGDMTIRRAAELKPLLLPALEHPGGLRLQLQAVADIDATGVQLLLATQAALRALGRPLQLEGCSKAVGDALDLLGLGDAFERVGDDTLH